A genomic stretch from Psilocybe cubensis strain MGC-MH-2018 chromosome 1, whole genome shotgun sequence includes:
- a CDS encoding Putative uncharacterized oxidoreductase (Putative uncharacterized oxidoreductase C513.07) has protein sequence MPIISKGEKVLVTGVNGYIAMWTARIFLERGYAVRGTVRADAKAKFVKDYFASLGYGDRIEFAIIEDISKSGAFDEVVKDVDGIAHMASPVHSQTGADPEETLQPAIQGTVGILESALKYGKQVKRIVVTSSCAAVLPPVTEKPTVYSELDWDIVHPEIVKEKGKDAPPLSVYCASKTLSERAAWEFHEKHKDSSGWDLCVITPPFPPIHDIPSPSSLNFSLAFWYNAVLSEPPESKAFLIAESNAWADVRDVALAHVLALEKPDAGGERIITSAGGYVWQEWLDEANSLLDKPRKLTVDGYPETTKGEKVHNILYDRTKERRIFMAVRLHI, from the exons ATGCCCATCATATCAAAGGGAGAGAAAGTGCTAGTGACTGGTGTCAATGGGTACATTGCAATGTGGACAGCGCGTATTTTTCTCGAGCGCGGGTACGCTGTGCGAGGGACAGTGCGCGCGGATGCGAAAGCAAAGTTTGTGAAGGATTACTTCGCGTCGCTTGGATATGGGGATAGGATAGAGTTTGCTATTATCGAGGATATTTCCAAG AGTGGCGCATTTGATGAGGTGGTCAAGGACGTCGATGGGATTGCACACATGGCTTCTCCGGTGCATTCACAAACTGGCGCCGATCCAGAAG AGACTCTACAACCCGCTATACAAGGGACCGTCGGCATCTTGGAGAGCGCGCTAAAGTACGG GAAACAAGTAAAGCGTATCGTCGTCACTTCCTCTTGTGCGGCGGTGTTGCCCCCAGTAACCGAGAAGCCGACGGTATACAGCGAGCTTGACTGGGATATCGTGCATCCCGAAATCGTCAAAGAGAAAGGCAAAGACGCCCCGCCTCTATCAGTCTACTGTGCATCGAAAACGCTATCGGAAAGGG CGGCATGGGAGTTCCACGAAAAACATAAAGATAGTAGCGGCTGGGATCTCTGTGTTATTACCCCGCCATTC CCGCCCATCCACGACATCCCCTCACCGTCGTCTCTGAATTTCTCTCTAGCGTTCTGGTACAACGCCGTGCTCTCTGAACCCCCTGAATCAAAAGCATTTTTAATAGCCGAGTCCAATGCGTGGGCGGACGTGCGGGACGTCGCCCTTGCCCATGTGCTCGCGTTGGAAAAGCCAGATGCGGGAGGAGAGCGAATTATAACTTCAGCCG gCGGGTATGTTTGGCAAGAATGGT TGGATGAAGCCAATTCTCTCTTAGATAAACCACGCAAACTTACAGTCGACGGATATCCGGAGACTACAAAGGGCGAAAAGGTTCACAATATTCTGTATGATCGGACCAAGGAACGGAGGATCtttatggctgtccgtttgcacatttaa
- a CDS encoding Putative uncharacterized oxidoreductase (Putative uncharacterized oxidoreductase C513.07), with translation MPTVPANSGARVLVTGANGYIAMWVIRTLLEQGYRVRGAVRSEEKGKHLKEYFSKYGDKVEWTIVPDITKEGAFDEAVKGVEAIEHTASPLPSSAPDPDETIKPAVQGTLSVLQSALKYGSDVKRVVLTSSAGAIINPVTEPTAVFDESHWADAYLKDIKEKGKDNPAIVKYRASKVLAERAAWDFYKEHKGSIGWDLVALNPPLEPLQRVDTPENLNSSLEMWWKHIALEQPDDVLKGTYGYIDVRDVAAAHVVSLQKDAAGGERIIVANGKPAMLLSTTHRSH, from the exons ATGCCTACGGTTCCAGCAAACAGCGGTGCGAGGGTACTTGTTACAGGTGCAAACGGCTATATCGCCATGTGGGTTATCCGCACGCTCCTCGAACAGGGGTATAGAGTGCGTGGGGCCGTACGCTCCGAGGAGAAGGGAAAGCATTTGAAGGAGTATTTTTCAAAGTACGGAGACAAGGTCGAATGGACTATTGTTCCGGATATCACCAAG GAGGGTGCGTTCGACGAGGCGGTGAAGGGCGTTGAAGCAATTGAACATACTGCTTCTCCTCTGCCTTCCTCCGCGCCCGACCCAGATG AGACTATTAAACCCGCCGTTCAAGGGACCTTGTCAGTCCTGCAAAGCGCACTCAAATACGG AAGCGACGTTAAACGCGTGGTGCTTACTTCGTCTGCTGGAGCAATAATCAACCCAGTCACCGAGCCCACTGCCGTTTTCGATGAATCGCACTGGGCAGATGCCTACCTCAAGGACATCAAAGAGAAAGGCAAGGATAACCCGGCCATAGTAAAGTACCGCGCTTCGAAGGTTCTTGCGGAAAGAG CCGCTTGGGACTTCTACAAGGAGCATAAAGGTAGCATTGGATGGGACCTAGTCGCTCTTAATCCACCGCTC GAACCTCTCCAAAGGGTCGATACACCGGAGAATTTAAACTCTTCCCTGGAGATGTGGTGGAAACATATCGCCCTGGAGCAACCTGACGATGTACTCAAGGGGACTTATGGATACATCGACGTCCGCGATGTCGCAGCTGCACACGTGGTTTCCTTGCAGAAGGACGCAGCGGGGGGAGAAAGGATCATTGTCGCGAATGGTAAGCCAGCCATGTTGCTCTCGACTACGCACCGGTCTCACTAA